Proteins encoded in a region of the Panicum hallii strain FIL2 chromosome 3, PHallii_v3.1, whole genome shotgun sequence genome:
- the LOC112885534 gene encoding F-box protein At5g07610-like: MNNDLPEGAGALPNGSISLFLIFHCFMSSPNLVVCSSSSPSARPRRGPGGGGTGSRAQRPSSPTTSSSRSSRACRTGPSAVSGASHLPPRPPRALISHPDHRARLPQTLAGFFRVEPHQAAPHIRRRRGTASPTRPATGPALIDASFSFLPDREREHLVLLDGCSGLLLCRCHRFPGKDEFDYLVVNPATEKWVAVPVSRRWSEKVLLVCLGFEPAFSSHFHVFEFQLEKEEDDDDAGDGCVLVVKIYSSATGVWSYKQSGWSFGITPLYDSKSVFVNGVMHVAFDGLVGAVDVEDKTWRAIDFPRCEDSPFFDDAAGFIDLSQGRLHLAIGGDVVGDKLAIWVLEDGDSGEWTLKHTVSFKHLVGKEYVDLGLREFVVVAIHPDRKMVFFVFGHDKKTLMSYDMDSGKVHIIHDLGDSG; encoded by the exons ATGAACAATGATTtgccagaaggagctggagccCTCCCAAACGGCTCTATATCTCTGTTCCTTATATTCCATTGCTTCATGTCAA GCCCAAACCTCGTCGTCTGCAGCAGCAGCTCGCCGTCCGCCCGGCCAAGAAGAGGACCCGGAGGAGGCGGGACCGGGAGCCGAGCCCAGCGGCCCAGCTCACCGACGACCTCCTCGTCGAGATCCTCGCGCGCGTGCCGCACAGGTCCCTCTGCCGTTTCCGGTGCGTCTCATCTCCCACCCCGACCACCTCGCGCGCTCATCTCCCACCCCGACCACCGCGCGAGGCTCCCCCAGACCCTCGCCGGCTTCTTCCGCGTCGAACCACACCAGGCGGCTCCGCAcatccggcgccgccgcggtaCTGCTTCACCGACGCGTCCCGCGACGGGCCCCGCGCTCATCGACGCGTCCTTCTCGTTCCTGCCCGACCGCGAGCGGGAGCACCTCGTGCTGCTGGACGGCTGCAGCGGCCTCCTCCTCTGCCGCTGCCACAGGTTCCCCGGCAAGGACGAGTTCGATTACCTCGTCGTCAATCCCGCCACCGAGAAGTGGGTCGCCGTGCCGGTCTCCCGGCGCTGGTCGGAAAAAGTGCTGCTGGTCTGCCTCGGGTTCGAACCGGCCttctcctcccacttccacgtcTTTGAGTTTCAgttggagaaggaggaggacgacgacgatgcTGGGGATGGTTGTGTCCTGGTGGTGAAGATATACTCATCCGCAACTGGAGTTTGGAGCTACAAGCAGAGTGGCTGGAGCTTTGGAATTACTCCGCTGTACGATTCTAAGAGTGTATTTGTCAATGGTGTGATGCACGTCGCATTTGATGGTTTGGTAGGGGCAGTGGATGTGGAGGACAAAACTTGGAGGGCCATTGATTTTCCACGCTGCGAGGATTCACCCTTCTTTGATGATGCTGCTGGATTCATTGATCTCTCCCAAGGGCGGTTGCATCTTGCAATCGGTGGTGATGTGGTTGGGGATAAGCTAGCAATCTGGGTACTTGAGGATGGAGATAGCGGAGAATGGACCTTAAAGCACACGGTAAGCTTTAAGCATCTGGTCGGAAAGGAGTATGTCGACCTCGGACTTCGGGAGTTTGTTGTTGTTGCTATCCACCCAGACCGCAAAATGGTATTCTTTGTTTTTGGTCATGATAAGAAAACACTAATGTCTTATGACATGGATAGCGGAAAAGTGCATATCATCCATGATCTTGGAGACTCTGGCTAG
- the LOC112884491 gene encoding DNAJ protein JJJ1 homolog, which yields MASAAGGAPKRCYYEVLGLSRDCSPTDIKLAFRRLALSLHPDKQAPGADLAAATAAFQELQHAHSVLSDPQERAYYDSHRSQILFSDASAAGAKSASPVPDLFAFFSSSAFSGFSDTGRGFYKVYGDVFDRVFAQELAYARRMGVPEPAAPPVIGNLDSPYAQVTAFYNYWLGFGSVMDFGWAAEWDAARGENRRVRRLMEEDNKKAMRKARREYNDAVRGLAAFCKKRDKRVVDMALKKKAEEEKRRAEEKERKKEEEKRKKERAMSYQEPDWARVEEEEVLYDDDEEEEMKAKRKEELYCVVCNKKFKSDKQWKNHEQSKKHRDKIAELRMAFKEEEESLKEAEEEGEGDWNEVDVGFDFKPTQESDDESVFSDAAEELAEELEEGLEVHDKENDDKVSDSAEQEVGSYDEASVLEAMLSNRENRKGAYVPPPEEALSGAAEDDDDDRSSEVNNTKRKGRRRRAAKKEQDEGTYADNEQHGKNEAQPQESGHGNDVDDKMEGPSSSNDDGASASKEDKQNGKNNNPKKNRKNKKGAEKKTVSADQKSTSKADQKSTSKGKKQKDVSKAPSNDCETCGGTFESRNKLFSHLEETGHAMLKTRQKNRG from the exons ATGGCgtccgcggcgggcggcgcgccgaAGCGCTGCTACTACGAGGTCCTGGGCCTCTCCCGCGACTGCTCCCCGACCGACATCAAGCTCGCCTTCCGCCGCCTCGCGCTCTCGCTCCACCCCGACAAGCAGGCCCCCGGcgccgacctcgccgccgccaccgccgccttccaGGAGCTCCAGCACGCGCACTCCGTCCTCTCCGACCCGCAGGAGCGCGCCTACTACGACTCCCACCGCTCCCAGATCCTCTTCTCCgacgcctccgccgccggcgccaaaTCCGCCTCCCCCGTCCCGGACCTCTTcgccttcttctcctcctccgctTTCTCCGGCTTCTCGGACACCGGCCGCGGCTTCTACAAGGTCTACGGCGACGTCTTCGACAGGGTCTTCGCGCAGGAGCTCGCCTACGCGCGCCGGATGGGGGTCCCcgagcccgccgcgccgcccgtcatcGGGAACCTCGATTCACCCTACGCGCAGGTCACCGCCTTCTACAATTACTGGCTGGGGTTCGGCTCGGTCATGGACTTTGGGTGGGCGGCCGAGTGGGACGCCGCGCGTGGGGAGAACCGCCGCGTCCGCAGGCTCATGGAGGAGGACAACAAGAAGGCCATGCGCAAGGCGCGGCGGGAGTACAATGACGCTGTCAGGGGCCTCGCCGCGTTCTGCAAGAAGAGGGACAAGAGGGTGGTGGACATGGCGCTGAAGAAGAAagcggaggaggagaagaggagggctgaggagaaggagaggaagaaggaggaggagaagaggaagaaggagcGGGCGATGTCGTACCAGGAGCCCGATTGGGCGAGGGTGGAGGAAGAGGAAGTCCtttatgatgatgatgaggaagaGGAGATGAAGGCCAAAAGGAAGGAGGAGCTGTACTGCGTGGTGTGTAATAAGAAGTTCAAATCGGATAAGCAGTGGAAGAACCACGAGCAGTCGAAGAAGCATAGGGATAAGATCGCTGAGCTGAGAATGGCGTttaaggaggaggaggagtctttgaaggaggcagaggaggaaggagaaggtgaTTGGAATGAAGTTGATGTGGGATTTGATTTTAAGCCTACCCAGGAGTCGGATGATGAGAGTGTATTTTCAGATGCTGCGGAAGAGTTGGCTGAAGAGTTGGAGGAAGGCTTGGAGGTGCATGATAAAGAGAATGATGATAAGGTTTCCGATAGCGCAGAGCAGGAGGTTGGTTCATATGATGAGGCCAGTGTATTGGAGGCAATGCTGTCAAACCGCGAGAACAGGAAGGGTGCTTATGTGCCTCCTCCAGAGGAAGCTTTGTCAGGTGCTGctgaggatgatgatgatgatagaAGTTCTGAAGTTAATAACACAAAAAGGAAAGGACGCAGGAGACGAGCAGCAAAGAAGGAACAAGATGAAGGTACTTATGCTGATAATGAGCAGCATGGTAAAAATGAGGCCCAGCCTCAGGAATCCGGCCATGGTAATGATGTTGATGATAAGATGGAAGGGCCATCCTCTTCTAATGACGACGGTGCTTCAGCAAGCAAGGAAGATAAGCAGAATGGGAAAAACAACAATCCTAAAAAGAACAGAAAGAACAAGAAAGGCGCAGAAAAGAAAACTGTTTCTGCTGATCAGAAGAGTACATCAAAGGCTGACCAGAAGAGCACATCAAAGGGGAAGAAGCAAAAA GATGTCTCAAAGGCACCCAGCAATGATTGTGAAACCTGTGGAGGAACTTTTGAGTCAAG GAACAAGTTGTTCTCTCACTTGGAGGAAACAGGTCATGCGATGCTAAAGACGCGCCAGAAAAATCGTGGATGA
- the LOC112884493 gene encoding ureide permease 1-like isoform X2, which produces MDHVLACASSPLTCHEVLQDPLLSSLSSIRAGLTMYVIEDKGGAIALMLASLLFLGTWPAVLTLLERRGRLPQHTYLDYSFTNLLAAVLIALTFGQLGDSKDGMPNFFTQLSQDNWPSVLFAMAGGVVLSVGNLSTQYAWAYVGLSVTEVISSSMVVVIGTTLNYFLDNRINKAEILFAGVACFLVAVILGSAVHASNAADNEEKLNASNKLGANGSVEPSKGVPDKDAPKDLENGASGTKHVTRAEAGTAEYLIELEERRSIKVFGSSTFIGLSIVFFSGVCFSLFSPAFNLATNDQWHTLKDGVPHLVVYTAFFYFSISCFVIGIGLNILFLYRPMAGVPKSSFKAYLNDWNGRQWALLAGLLCGFGNGFQFMGGQAAGYAAADAVQALPLVSTFWGILLFGEYRKSSRKTYILLGFMLFMFVAAVATLMASSGHRSTK; this is translated from the exons ATGGACCATGTTCTTGCATGTGCGTCCTCTCCGCTCACTTGCCACGAG GTGCTCCAAGACCCTCTCCTGAGCTCCTTGTCCTCCATCAGAGCCGGCCTCACGATGTACGTGATCGAGGACAAGGGTGGCGCCATCGCCCTGATGCTGGCGTCGCTCCTGTTCCTGGGCACCTGGCCAGCCGTGCTCACACTGTTGGAGCGCCGGGGGAGGCTGCCGCAGCACACCTACCTGGACTACTCCTTCACcaacctcctcgccgccgtgctCATCGCGCTCACCTTCGGCCAGCTCGGGGACAGCAAGGACGGCATGCCCAACTTCTTCACCCAGCTCAGCCAG GACAATTGGCCTTCGGTGCTGTTCGCCATGGCGGGAGGTGTGGTGCTCAGTGTTGGGAACCTGTCGACGCAGTATGCTTGGGCGTACGTGGGTCTCTCGGTGACTGAGGTTATCAGCTCCAGCATGGTGGTGGTGATAG GTACAACACTGAACTACTTCCTGGACAACCGCATCAACAAGGCAGAGATTCTGTTCGCAGGTGTGGCATGCTTCCTTGTTGCCGTCATCCTCGGCTCTGCTGTCCATGCCTCCAATGCCGCCGATAACGAGGAGAAACTCAATGCCTCCAACAAACTTGG GGCAAATGGAAGTGTGGAACCAAGTAAAGGAGTCCCAGACAAAG ACGCTCCCAAGGACCTGGAGAATGGAGCCTCTGGAACCAAGCATGTTACCAGAGCTGAGGCAGGGACAGCAGAATACCTCATTGAGCTTGAAGAGAGGCGATCGATTAAG GTCTTCGGATCAAGCACCTTCATCGGGCTCAGCATCGTCTTCTTCTCGGGTGTGTGCTTCTCGCTCTTCTCCCCGGCGTTCAACCTGGCCACCAACGACCAGTGGCACACCCTTAAGGACGGCGTGCCGCACCTGGTGGTGTACACAGCCTTCTTCTACTTCTCCATCTCGTGCTTCGTCATCGGCATCGGGCTGAACATCCTGTTCCTCTACCGCCCCATGGCCGGCGTGCCCAAGTCCTCCTTCAAGGCCTACCTCAACGACTGGAACGGCCGGCAGTGGGCTCTCCTCGCTGGCTTGCTCTGCGGGTTCGGCAACGGGTTTCAGTTCATGGGTGGCCAGGCTGCCGGCTATGCGGCTGCTGATGCTGTTCAG GCGCTGCCGCTTGTGAGCACATTCTGGGGCATTCTGCTGTTCGGGGAGTACCGGAAGTCGTCGCGGAAGACCTACATCCTGCTCGGTTTCATGCTGTTCATGTTCGTCGCTGCCGTGGCAACGCTCATGGCTTCATCAGGTCACAGGAGCACGAAGTGA
- the LOC112884493 gene encoding ureide permease 1-like isoform X1 codes for MDHVLACASSPLTCHEVLQDPLLSSLSSIRAGLTMYVIEDKGGAIALMLASLLFLGTWPAVLTLLERRGRLPQHTYLDYSFTNLLAAVLIALTFGQLGDSKDGMPNFFTQLSQDNWPSVLFAMAGGVVLSVGNLSTQYAWAYVGLSVTEVISSSMVVVIGTTLNYFLDNRINKAEILFAGVACFLVAVILGSAVHASNAADNEEKLNASNKLGANGSVEPSKGVPDKVPDAPKDLENGASGTKHVTRAEAGTAEYLIELEERRSIKVFGSSTFIGLSIVFFSGVCFSLFSPAFNLATNDQWHTLKDGVPHLVVYTAFFYFSISCFVIGIGLNILFLYRPMAGVPKSSFKAYLNDWNGRQWALLAGLLCGFGNGFQFMGGQAAGYAAADAVQALPLVSTFWGILLFGEYRKSSRKTYILLGFMLFMFVAAVATLMASSGHRSTK; via the exons ATGGACCATGTTCTTGCATGTGCGTCCTCTCCGCTCACTTGCCACGAG GTGCTCCAAGACCCTCTCCTGAGCTCCTTGTCCTCCATCAGAGCCGGCCTCACGATGTACGTGATCGAGGACAAGGGTGGCGCCATCGCCCTGATGCTGGCGTCGCTCCTGTTCCTGGGCACCTGGCCAGCCGTGCTCACACTGTTGGAGCGCCGGGGGAGGCTGCCGCAGCACACCTACCTGGACTACTCCTTCACcaacctcctcgccgccgtgctCATCGCGCTCACCTTCGGCCAGCTCGGGGACAGCAAGGACGGCATGCCCAACTTCTTCACCCAGCTCAGCCAG GACAATTGGCCTTCGGTGCTGTTCGCCATGGCGGGAGGTGTGGTGCTCAGTGTTGGGAACCTGTCGACGCAGTATGCTTGGGCGTACGTGGGTCTCTCGGTGACTGAGGTTATCAGCTCCAGCATGGTGGTGGTGATAG GTACAACACTGAACTACTTCCTGGACAACCGCATCAACAAGGCAGAGATTCTGTTCGCAGGTGTGGCATGCTTCCTTGTTGCCGTCATCCTCGGCTCTGCTGTCCATGCCTCCAATGCCGCCGATAACGAGGAGAAACTCAATGCCTCCAACAAACTTGG GGCAAATGGAAGTGTGGAACCAAGTAAAGGAGTCCCAGACAAAG TTCCAGACGCTCCCAAGGACCTGGAGAATGGAGCCTCTGGAACCAAGCATGTTACCAGAGCTGAGGCAGGGACAGCAGAATACCTCATTGAGCTTGAAGAGAGGCGATCGATTAAG GTCTTCGGATCAAGCACCTTCATCGGGCTCAGCATCGTCTTCTTCTCGGGTGTGTGCTTCTCGCTCTTCTCCCCGGCGTTCAACCTGGCCACCAACGACCAGTGGCACACCCTTAAGGACGGCGTGCCGCACCTGGTGGTGTACACAGCCTTCTTCTACTTCTCCATCTCGTGCTTCGTCATCGGCATCGGGCTGAACATCCTGTTCCTCTACCGCCCCATGGCCGGCGTGCCCAAGTCCTCCTTCAAGGCCTACCTCAACGACTGGAACGGCCGGCAGTGGGCTCTCCTCGCTGGCTTGCTCTGCGGGTTCGGCAACGGGTTTCAGTTCATGGGTGGCCAGGCTGCCGGCTATGCGGCTGCTGATGCTGTTCAG GCGCTGCCGCTTGTGAGCACATTCTGGGGCATTCTGCTGTTCGGGGAGTACCGGAAGTCGTCGCGGAAGACCTACATCCTGCTCGGTTTCATGCTGTTCATGTTCGTCGCTGCCGTGGCAACGCTCATGGCTTCATCAGGTCACAGGAGCACGAAGTGA